The proteins below are encoded in one region of Salmo salar chromosome ssa02, Ssal_v3.1, whole genome shotgun sequence:
- the LOC106591388 gene encoding LOW QUALITY PROTEIN: neutrophil cytosol factor 4-like (The sequence of the model RefSeq protein was modified relative to this genomic sequence to represent the inferred CDS: deleted 1 base in 1 codon), with protein sequence MSSLPKQLRDESDFDQLSHDIPISATIADIEEKKGFIYYYRFVMEVRTRGGSKYLIYRRYSQFFNLHSELELKYSPGDQDISGPNTCRLPTLPGKVFIGNKKEIAENRIPELNTYMKRLLGLPTWVLLDDAIRMFFYQTESDSQYQPRALRRLRPPTRRV encoded by the exons ATGTCGTCGCTGCCCAAGCAACTACGAGACGAGAG TGATTTTGACCAGCTT TCGCACGACATTCCCATCAGTGCCACCATCGCAGACATTGAGGAGAAAAAGGGCTTCATCTACTATTAC CGTTTTGTGATGGAGGTCAGGACCAGAGGTGGTAGTAAGTACCTGATCTACCGGAGGTACAGCCAGTTCTTCAACCTGCACAGTGAGCTGGAGCTGAAGTATTCACCTGGAGACCAGGACATATCTGGACCTAACACCTGCAGGCTGCCCACCCTGCCTG GTAAAGTGTTCATTGGCAATAAGAAGGAGATTGCAGAGAATAGAATTCCAGAACTCAACACTTATATGAAG agGTTGCTGGGCCTGCCTACCTGGGTTCTATTGGATGATGCCATCAGGATGTTTTTCTACCAGACTGAGTCAGACAGTCAGTACCAACCACGAGCCCTGCGTCGCCTCCGACCCCCTACACGTAGAGTGTAA